A genome region from bacterium includes the following:
- the radC gene encoding DNA repair protein RadC → MNETKSFTIHDLPISERPRERLQKFGSEALSSQELLALILGRGIAGESVMVTAQRLLTTFGNVKAISEASLEELAKVRGIGQAKASQIKAAFELAKRSDEEVGERVSIKSSEDVAKLVRPRLKDKKKEYFLILSLDTRNNLTKISEISIGSLNANLVHPREVFKEAIQSIANSVILVHNHPSGNPEPSEDDLEITKRLIEASKILGIEILDHIIIAKTGFYSFKEKRLI, encoded by the coding sequence ATGAACGAAACTAAATCTTTTACTATTCATGACCTGCCGATTTCTGAAAGGCCACGCGAGCGATTACAGAAATTTGGCTCGGAGGCACTTTCTTCACAGGAGCTTTTAGCCTTGATTTTAGGAAGAGGAATTGCTGGAGAATCGGTAATGGTTACCGCTCAAAGGTTATTAACTACCTTTGGCAATGTTAAGGCAATCTCCGAAGCCTCGCTTGAAGAATTGGCAAAGGTGCGGGGGATAGGGCAAGCCAAAGCCTCCCAAATCAAAGCCGCATTTGAGCTGGCAAAAAGAAGCGATGAGGAAGTAGGAGAAAGGGTTTCTATAAAATCCTCAGAGGATGTAGCTAAATTAGTCAGACCAAGACTTAAAGATAAGAAGAAGGAATATTTTTTAATCTTATCATTAGATACAAGGAACAATCTAACCAAAATTAGCGAAATATCCATTGGCAGCCTGAATGCCAATTTAGTCCATCCCCGCGAGGTTTTCAAAGAGGCAATTCAATCCATCGCCAATTCGGTAATCTTAGTTCACAATCACCCCTCGGGAAATCCAGAACCATCAGAGGATGACCTTGAAATTACCAAACGGCTCATTGAAGCAAGTAAAATTTTAGGCATAGAAATCCTTGACCACATCATCATCGCTAAAACAGGATTCTATAGTTTTAAGGAGAAAAGGCTGATTTAA